CGACAGAATCGGAACTCCGGAAACGAATCGTTTCCGAGCAAAACACATTGGTTATGGATGAAAATGGATGGAATTACGACTGAATTTATCCCTTTTATTTATTGATTATATAAATCGAAACTGAAAAGAGTCTCTGTCAGACACGATTAACCTACAAGTGTTTTAATAATACAATATGGATATCATCATTACCGTCTGAAATCCCGGCTCAGGACCGTGAAAGTTCAGAATCAGGAGTGAAAGATGGAGAATCCCCTCGGTTTGAGGGAGAGGATGTCAGACAAAGTATGGCATCCGTCAGACATTTTATATACTACGACTGACATGTTACTATTGCAACAGAAGGGGTGGGATCCAACTATTGCAGAAGTGACGGATATGGTCGATGAAGGAACGAAAATCACGATAAGGATGTCCAACGCGGACATTCAGCTCATGGAGGACTTCATGAGTGATCATGATCTCGAGAACCGCAGCGTCTTCATCCGTGACGCAATACGCGAGTATATCGCGAACAACAAGACTGAGGCTCAGTCCGATGATAACTCTGTTACCGTCAGACTGAACCCGGTCGTGCTGCAGACACTCGAGAACATGAGGGCTGACGGAACGATCTACGACTCTGAGAGCTTCATCAGGGAGCTCATCAACACCGCAGTCATTCCCAAGGAGGCAATCGACGACTCGAGGGCACGTGCGTTCAAGGCTGCACAGCAGTCTTCGCGCATAATGTGAGAGCAGACCAGTATGTCAGAAGGGATGGACCGAAACAAGGAACTGAACTGTTGACAAAGAAAAAAGGAGAGAATACAGATGAACGCAGTCGAGAAGGACATAGCAGTTTCCGGAGATGCCCGCATAGCCGTTATCGGAATCGGCGGAGCAGGTGTCAGGATCGCTTCCATGCTCTACGGTAAGATGAGCCGCGTCGGAGTCATTGCCATCAACACCGACAAAAAGGCACTCGAGACCGCGGCTGCGGACACTAGGCTGTATATCTGCAAGGAAGTCACCAAGGGCCTCGGCACCAACGGCGACCCTGCTCTGGGAAAGAAGTGCGCCCAAATCCACGAAGCGGAGATCACCGCAGCAGTCAGCAAGTACGATTGCGCCTACATCATCGCAGGTATGGGAGGAGGAACCGGTTCCGGTGCCGCCTCCGTCGTCGCAGAGCTCTGCGACCGTGCCGGTGTCAAGGTAGGTGCCATCACCATCATGCCCTTCGGTTTCGAGACCGGCAGGAGCATCAAGGCCGCAGAGGGCTACAGGGCACTCCACGCGGTCTGCCAGGACATCGTAAGATGCGAGAACGACAAAGTTCTCAGCGTCGAGGGAATCAAGACCCTCGACGAGGCCATGAACACCATGAACGAAATGATCGTCAGGAAGGTCGAGCACGCCATCGAGGATGCTCACGAACTCATCCGCCAGGACATCGCAAAGCGCATGTGCCAGCAGGATGTCTCTCCTGTCACCGAGACCTTCGCGTCCGCGGCGTTCCAGGCACAGAAATCACTCTAAACAGAGCCGGTTGCCATCCCGGCGTTTCTCCAATCTTCGCCCCGGCTTTCCGGGGCGCCTCCCTTTTCACCGCCAGTTTTTTGTCCGAGTACCGTTTTCACTTGGTGATAACATGAAGGTACTCCTCGTAAACGGAAGCCCCCACAAGAACGGATGCACATATACCTCCCTCAGAGAGGTGGCGGATGCTTTGGAGAAGGAAGGCATCGAGACCGAGATCCATTGGATCGGCAAGGGAGAGATCCCTGGATGCAAAGCATGCGGATACTGCAAGAAGAAAGGAAAATGCGTCATCGATGACGATCCCAACGAGATCGGGAAGAGAATCGATGAATTCGACGGATTCGTCTTCGGTTCCCCCGTATACTACTCCGGTCCCGCAGGACAGATCTGCTCTTGGATGGACCGCTTCTTCTATGCCAATGCCGGTAAGATGTGCGGAAAGGTCGGAGCCTGCATAGTCAATGCGAGGAGAGGGGGCAATTCCGCATCCTTCGAAAGACTCAATCAGTACTTCATGATCTGCAACATGGTCGTTCCCGGTTCGCAGTACTGGAACATGACTCACGGCAACACCGTGGAGGAAGTCAAGCAGGACGCTGAAGGCCTGCAGACCATGAGGACACTGGGAAGGAATATCGCATGGGTGCTGAAGTGTATCGAGGCAGGCAGGAAAGCGGGAATAGAGCTCCCGGAGCCTGAACCAAGGGTTCGCACGAACTTCATCGGAAACTGAATGGATTGTATCCATCCGCGAATACGCTTTAATACCTAAAGCGGAATTTCGATAATAACCTGATTTGGAGGAAACCAGGCAGGCCTTCGGGCCTAGCGGCCGCTGGCAACGGCGGCCGTGACTTTTTCTATTAAATTATCTCGGTGGGATGCAACGTCGGAACATCCTTTAATGAGAAAACTCATGGACACTCGATGGCATATAACATAATGGCCGCCGCCGGAGCGATCATCTTCATTATGGGACTGTTTTTCCTGAACATCTCCAGACAAAACAGGAACATCAAGAACAGGACCAACAACATCACGCGTGTCGAGCTCTACGGTTCCATAGCGTGCATAATAGGACTGATTGTCTGCGTTGCCCTGGCGATATGGTCGATGCTTTGAGCATATCGAGCTTCTGGCACATCTCTAAAAACTGACGGTAAGCAGAATACTCCGTCAAGTATGCTTTTAAAAATAGGGTGTGATCCCGCCGGAAACCGGCGGGATCGATGTGTTTGTAGTCTTCAGAATGAAGAGATGAAGGAATCGACAGGGTTGCCGGCTTCCTTGACGATCTTCTTTCCTTTGGTGAAGAATACGGCCTTTTGGAAACCCAGCTGGGATGCGATCTTGTCAAGCTGCTTCTGTCCCTTGTCGTCCTTGTACATGCAGCAAAGGAAGAATGAAGGATCCTTGGCGTCGATGGCCGCTTTGTTCTTGGCAACGAAATCGGAAAGATCGGAAGGGACCTTTCCTGCCCTGACCCTGGTTCCGATGACAATCTTGTCGAAAGAACCGAGATCGAGTCCAGCAGCTTCCTGAACGGTGACGGCCTTTCCGCCGGTTTTCTCTGCGATATACTGGGAAACAGCAGTGGTGTTGCTTCCTCCGGAGTAGATGATTACTGTGGTCATGTTAGGTGAATAGAGCTTTAGATTCTTATCATCTTCGTCATGGAAAAGATACTGCTGGGTATTCCCGTCTCCGACTCAGCAAATCAGATCATGTCTTCAGCTCGCAGGATGTTCCCGCTCCAAGGATCTATCTGTTCTTTAATAGATAATATTTTATCTATTTTATCAAAAATAGCTATAAATAGATAAAATGTTATCTTTCATCATGAAAAATTATCTTGAACTCAGCGACATCTTCCATGAGAAATCGATGGAAGAAAGAATGGTCGACCTGGCATCGAGATTCAAGGTATACCGCAAAAAGGCTAAACTTACACAGCTCGAACTGGCAGACCGCAGCGGAGTATCTTATGGATCTATCAAACGCTTCGAGCGGACCGGCAGAATCTCTCTTGAAAGCCTGTGGCAGTTGGCATCCGCTGTCGGATGCGATGATCAGCTGGATCGTATATTCAGCGCCCCGCCGCTCACAGCCGACGATCTGAGGGGATGACATGGAATTACGCGTAATGTTTGACGGAAGGGAAGTGGGCCGTATGAGGTACGAATCCAAGACCGCCCATTTTGCCTACAGCAGGGATTGGCTGAACCACGGTTTCGCTATCTCCCCTAAATCGCTTCCGCTGGAAGACCGGCTGTTCTCGGGCGGACCCGATATATTCAACGGCCTTCAGGGAGTATTCGCGGATTCCCTTCCGGGGGGATGGGGGATGCTTACTGCGATAAGAGCACTCAGGGAGAAAGGCATAGACTATCTCAGTCTGGATCCCCTGGAGAAGCTGTCGTACATCGGAAAGGATGGCATCGGTGCACTGTACTACGAACCCACGAACTGTGATTGGAACATTCCGTCTGATATCAATCCGGATCAACTCTGCATGGAATGCATGGCCCTGACAGAGGGCGAGAATACAGACCTGGATGATCTTTTCATGAGGGCAGGGTCCACTGGCGGTGCCAAGCCCAAGATGAATCTGGAAATAGACGGGGAGAGTTGGATAGTCAAGTTCCGCGAGCGCTACGATCCCGAGTCAGCAGGGAGGATGGAGTTCGAATACAATCAAGCAGCTAAGAAATGCGGTATCGACATACCTGAATGCCGCCTTATCGATTCGGAACTCTGCGACGGTTTCTTTGCATCGAAGAGGTTCGACAGAGTTGACGGAAGGAGGATCCACATGATTTCTTTGGGAGGACTGCTGGAAATTCCGAGAGATATGCCGATACTCGATTATCTTACATTCCTTCAGGCTACAAGGTTCGTAACCGAATCACAGACCGAAGTCGTCAAAGCATTCCGTCTCGCATGCTTCAACGTTTTCGCGAAGAACTATGACGATCATGCGGGGAACTTCTCATTCCTGTACCTTGAAGACGAGGAAAGATATGTGCTATCCCCAGCATACGATCTGACCCGCACACCCAATATGAGGGAACATCGGATGACCTGCATGGGAAATCCGCTGCCGGGGGAGAAGGAATTGTTCCAGTTGGCATCACGGGTGGATATTCCTCTATCACGTGCAAAAGAGATTGTGTCCCAGATTGGGGAAACAGTCAGAGGAGAACTCTCCGAATGGCTTTCGGCCCGGAAAGCCTCAGAAAAATTTTACTGATAATTTATTGGATATGTCCAATAAATTTTCAGTATTATCGCCAACACTGAGTCTCTCGACCCTACCGGTTTACTTCTTTGCGATATGCCTGTTCAGAGATTAATCTAAGGGAGTTTCCGTCTGCCATAATCAAAGCTTGATCACCTGCAGCAGCACCCTCCGACCGGCTCGTCGTCCCCGCAGTCGAATTTACCATAGTGCCGGGACCTGTCGCCCCTAGCATGCAGATGCCTCCCGTAGCGGGTCCCGGAACACATCGATGCCGTGTTCCCGCACACGGACTTTGGATGGTTCGTATAGAAACGATGCCCGTTATCGAGGTCGAACCATTCCGGATGTCCCTCGATCCCGCCGTCGTAGATCACGGTCTGCCCGTAATCCTCGCATTCGTCCTCCAAATCGGGCAGCTTGAACGCCCTCACGGTACGCGATGTGAACCTCATATCACCAAGCAGCTTCCTCATCTCAGGATTGTCCACCTTCACATCGCTCACCGATGTGTACCTGACTATCTGGAATCCAGCCTTCTCCATAGCACGGCGGAAATCCTCGGTGTACATAGCACCGCCGAGGCATTCCCCTCTGAGGATGGGGTCCGCATAAACCTCGTCGGGTACCCTCCTGTCAGCGAAGACATCGGAGAAGTACAGTTCCCCGCCCTCCTTCAGCACCCTGTGTATCTCCCTGAAGACCAGGTCCTTCCTGGGGGAGAGGTTGATCACGCAGTTAGAGATCACCACATCGACGGAGGAATCCTCTATCCCAACCGATTTGAGATCCTCGATGTATCCCTGCCTGAAATCCACGTTGGGCTTGGCGTATCCGAACCTCTCCGTCTGACTCTGTAAATGGGATTCGGCGACATCTAGCTGTTCCCTGGTCATGTCCACCCCTATCACATGCCCGCTCTCACCCACGAGCTTGGATACGATGTACACGTCCCTCCCGGTACCGCATCCCAGGTCCAGGACCGTAAGTCCCTCCAGGAGCGGTGGGATGGGCGAACCGCAGCCGTAGAACCTGTCAAGGATCTCATCGTCGATGAGGGGCAAAATGGGTGCTAGCCTCTTGTCCGGAGAGCAGGAGCACGTACATGCGTTCGTCTTCAGGTCGGAACTGCCCTTGAGGCTCTTCCCGTAGTATTCGCGTACGCCTTCCCTGATTCTTTCCTCGTCGGCGGGGTTCGTTTGCTTCATGATATTACATAGATAATCGTCTATATAGATATTCGTCTATGTGTTAGAGGGATCAGAGCGAACCCAGGAACTCCTTGAGCTGATCCAACCTGGCACGGTCCAGAGAATAATATGACCACTGGCCTTCCTTCCTGACGTTTACTAGACCGCATCCGGAGAGGATCTTCATGTGGTGGGAAAGGGTGGGCTGCGTGATGTCCAGGGCCTCAAGGATCCTGCAGGCGCAGATCTCGCCCGAAGAGAGCATGGAGAGGATCTTCAGCCTGTTGGCGTCGGATAATGCTTTGAAGACCTCGGCATCCACTTCCTGCATGTCCATAGGGAGGGGGATTGAATATAGATAGGTGTCGATGAACGTTGAGGAAGGAGCATTCCCCTTATGAGGCATGAGATGTCCGCCGAACGGAAGCAGTATGCCATCGTATCCCGTCAGGGTCTCCGAGGTCAGCAGGACCGCCGCGCCAATCAGGAAGATAGGGGTCACAGGAGACGATATCTTCACCTACGTCGATGAAAAAGGGGTACTGAACATCGGCATCCGTCAATTCTAACTGGGTGAGAACAGCCTCGATACCAAATCGAAATTTCACGTACATCCTGAGTTCGACAGATACAGACACCCGCCGAAGCATATGATTGACCGGTCGTTTCCCTATCGGATTGATTAGCCGGATTACATCTGTGTCCCATGCTCCCCCAGCTCTCAATTTCTGTTGAAGAGATCATCGGGGATACGGTCATCGGCGATCTGTTCGGCCAGCAGGAACAGCTCGTAGAACGGGATCGTCAGTATCCCTGTCTCCATGTCGTAACCGTAGTTGTTTCTAGATACCTTCACCGCATAGCTGAAACTGTTGTTATCACGGAATTTCTTAAGTGAAGTAAGGGATCCTTTCGTCCTTTTGGCATCCAAAGGTATGGCGAATCCGTCATCTTCCAGGATGAATTCGAATTCGGAACCGCCTTTGCCGCACCAATAGAACAGGGGGATCCCCCTGGACCCGAGTTCCTCTGCAGCGAAGTTCTCATAGAACACCCCCGAAAGCGATTCTCTCCCGTCACCGGTGATGAAGGTGACAGGATTTATCCCGCTCTGATACGAGAACATGCCCATGTCCGCCAGATATATCCTGAATGTTCCGTTCGATTCGGTCATCGGGAATGTGATGCGACCCTCCACCTTGTTGGATATGTATACCGCATGAGCTTCCTTGAGCCAATCGATGGGTGACCGCATATCCCTGTTCTTGGTGCCTTTCTCGATGAGCGAGGGGCTGAAGTTCCTGGACTCCCTGTTTAGGAAATTGCATATATTGGAGAAAATCGCCCTTGTCCTCAATATGGACTCCGGGCTTGCCTGATAGAGGTCCATATCCGCCAGGTAGTTCCCGTATAGAGTTTTGAGTATGTTCCTGGATGCGTTGAAGCTTCCGGTTTCCAGATAGGAGGATACCGATTCGGGCATTCCTCCGACCAGCAGATACTCGTAGAACAGATTGAGTGCCATCTCATGGAACGATTGCTCCATCGGCCTTTTACGCTGATATGCGTCCACGATCTTGTCATACATCTGCCTGTTGCGGTTGTATAGATATTCGTCGAATGACATGGGATATACGGTCATCTCGTCAATCTTCCCTACAGGGAACAGGAAACCCTTCTGTTTCGGCCCCCGTTTCTTGCGTTTGATCCTTATCCTGACCATGGAACCAGTCACTATTACCGGAATGTCACGGTACTCCTGACACAGATATTTCATGAGGGTCACCACTGACAGACATTCCTGTACCTCATCGAATATCAGAAGGGTGGACCGATCTACCGTTATTCCCCTGTCCAGCGAGATGTATTCCAGTACATCCTTGGCTTTAGGATGCGTCTCGCAGAACCTGCAGAAAGCTGGTTCCTCATTGCAATCGATGTAAACATACTTCCCGGCATAGTACCTTTCAGCGAAGATCTCCTTTATCAGGTAGGTTTTCCCGACCTGTCTTGCCCCCCAAACGATCAGGGGCTTACGGTTCTTGGATTCGTTCCATCTGATGAGATCCTTCAGGCATCTTCTGTCCATGGTACCTCCTACAATAATTTATTGCACTTTTTGTATATAATTATAAGGAATTAATTACACCTTTTTGGTATATTTATCGGTAAATATTTGCACCATTTATGCATTATCGGAGTACAGATGAGGTATCGCAAAGTCATACCAGGAGTCTTCTTACAGAGACCGAACAGATTCATCGCATACTGCGAGATCGACGGTAACGTTGAGAAATGTCATGTGAAGAACACCGGCAGATGCCGCGAGATCCTCCTCAAGGGGACCGAGGTCTACCTCCAGAAAGGCACCTCCCCCGGACGTTCCACGCCCTACGACCTCATCGCCGCCAGGAAGAGGGACTTCATCATCAACATCGACTCGCAGGCACCCAACAAGGTGGCCCTGGAATCCATCGAGAGGATTCTCGGACCCTGCGATACGGTGAAGCCCGAGTTCACCCTCGGGGAATCACGTTTCGATTTCTATGCGGAACAGGGCGGGAGGAAGGTCCTCATGGAGGTCAAGGGGGTGACGAAGGAATCCGATTACAAGGTGTGCTTCCCCGATGCTCCCACCGAGCGGGGGCTGAAGCACGTGCGCGAGCTCACCCGCCTGGTCGGGGAAGGCTACCGCTGCGTGGTCTGCTTCATCGTGCAGATGGAGCGCGCCGACAGTTTCTCGCCCGACTATCCCATCCACGAGGAGTTCGGAAAGGCATTGGAGGAGGCCGCGGAGGCGGGCGTGGAGGTACTGGCGTTCACCTGCCGCACGACCCCTGACACACTGGAACTGGCGGATCCGGTCCCGATCGTTTTCAGGCAAATCCTGAGCTGAATGATGTTAACGAATGATTTCCGCGGCCGCCGAATTGGCTTAATTATTTGTACGGACGGTGCGGATTATTACATACAGGCTTGGAGTGGTAAGATGAAAGCGACCACGATACTAGCAGCATGCGTCGCAGCGGCCCTTGTTGTCGCCGTCGCATCGGTATACATCAACATCATGAAGAACGACGAGGTAACCACCGAGGTCCTCATGGACGACGGGATGACCTGCACAATCAACGGAAAGGAGGTCGCCAACGGCGACACCGTGACCGTTACCATCAGCTCCGGCAACATGACGATCCATGTTGACTCCCAGGCCTCCGGTAAGCTGGCCGTCTGCGGCCTCTGGTCCTCCGATGACGGCGGCGCATCCATCCTGAAGAACACCGGAAAGGCCGTCACCAGCGCCGACTTCGCCGTGAAGTTCGTCAAGCACGGGACCTTCAAGGGCGCCATGTACATCAGCAACGATGCGGCCGATGGAGATCTAGCACCCATCATCCTCAAGTTCACCGTCGACGAGTCGATGGTCACCGTCAAGAACGGCGGCACCGTGATCCACAACAACGACGTGGTCACCTTCACGAACGACTCCGAGCTGCAGGTAACCACCGTCGACGGGAAGTCGCACGAGATCACATACAAGGGGACTTGGTCCAACTCCTCCGGTATGAGCAGCGGAGCCTCCGGCAGCGAGCTCGGTACCTCCACCACTATCTACATCGTCGACACCATGTACTTCGATGCCGGCAACGGGACGATGGAAGTCGGTGTAAAGAACGAATGAAACCGGGGGGGTCATCCCCCTCAAACGATTTCGTTAAAAGTGGCCTCTTGCTTCTTTATTTGAAGCAAAGGAGACAAGAGGCCATGAACTACATTGGTATCGATGTACATAAGTCAATTTGTACAGCAGTTGTAATGAATGATGATGAGAAGGTCATCGACCAGATCATCGATTTTGGAACCAACGATGAAGGATGCTCCGCCATCGTCGACCGTTATTCTCCGGAGGATTCGTACATCCTCTTCGAGAACCTGACCACCGCTCACAGGGTGTATCATTTCTTCAAGGACAGAGGGTACCGTGTGGAGGGTCTCCACACGGGACACGGATGTGTGACGGAGATCTCCAAGACGGATTTCAAGACGGATCTCGAGGATGCCACCAAGCTGGCCAGGATGTGCAAGGATCATTTCACGGGTCGCAGGAAATATGCTCTGGTACATTTCGCCGATATCGATTCGATGAAGGCGAAGGAACTGTGCAGAGTCATGAACGACTGCAGCGAGCAGAGGGATAAGCTGAATCTCAGAATCCAGGCATACATGGATTTGTTCGACATCCATCTGCCGAAAGGCCTAAAGAATGTCTACTCGAACAAGGCGATGACTTATCTGAAGTCCTTGGATCATCCTGCTCTGACCATAATGGTCGAGGACATGGCTTCAGTGATGGCACACATCGAGACCTCCAGGGAAGGTCTGGAATCGTTGTTCAAGGACAATGAGGATGTGAAGAACCTAATGTCGATCAAGGGAATAGCCATCCCAAACCGCAGCGACAATCTATACCGCAATCGACGGGATAGAGAGATTCGAGACCCCTGAGAGTCTCGTGTCGTATTTCGGGCTGAAGATAACCAGGCACGAATCCGGAGGGGACCGCGATCTTCACGGTCACATCAACAAGCGGGGCGATCCGCTTGTCCGCAAGTATCTTGCGAATGTGGTCGTGAATCATTCGAAGTACTACCCGGACAGCGATTTGGCAAGATTCTACAAGCGGAAAAAAGAGGTAATGCCGCATTGGAAAGCTACCACTGCAGCGATGAGGAAACTTGTATGCATAATCTGGGCGATGCTGACCAGACACCAGGTGTACAGATTCTCATCGCCGGTGAAGGCATGAAAACATCACACTCGAAGGTCGGATGCGCCTTCCCAATCTCCGGTGGAGATTGAGAAGCAGCATCCTATTCACCATCGGGACAGGTATGAACCTGTTAGACGTCACGGACGTGTCGTAAGGTCGTGAGGGATCGGATCGCGCAGATGTTTTGTAGGCCCCTCCTCAAAGGGTGACCACGTCATTC
The sequence above is a segment of the methanogenic archaeon ISO4-H5 genome. Coding sequences within it:
- a CDS encoding cell division protein FtsZ1, whose product is MNAVEKDIAVSGDARIAVIGIGGAGVRIASMLYGKMSRVGVIAINTDKKALETAAADTRLYICKEVTKGLGTNGDPALGKKCAQIHEAEITAAVSKYDCAYIIAGMGGGTGSGAASVVAELCDRAGVKVGAITIMPFGFETGRSIKAAEGYRALHAVCQDIVRCENDKVLSVEGIKTLDEAMNTMNEMIVRKVEHAIEDAHELIRQDIAKRMCQQDVSPVTETFASAAFQAQKSL
- a CDS encoding NADPH-dependent FMN reductase, encoding MKVLLVNGSPHKNGCTYTSLREVADALEKEGIETEIHWIGKGEIPGCKACGYCKKKGKCVIDDDPNEIGKRIDEFDGFVFGSPVYYSGPAGQICSWMDRFFYANAGKMCGKVGACIVNARRGGNSASFERLNQYFMICNMVVPGSQYWNMTHGNTVEEVKQDAEGLQTMRTLGRNIAWVLKCIEAGRKAGIELPEPEPRVRTNFIGN
- a CDS encoding flavodoxin-like protein, with the translated sequence MTTVIIYSGGSNTTAVSQYIAEKTGGKAVTVQEAAGLDLGSFDKIVIGTRVRAGKVPSDLSDFVAKNKAAIDAKDPSFFLCCMYKDDKGQKQLDKIASQLGFQKAVFFTKGKKIVKEAGNPVDSFISSF
- a CDS encoding HTH domain-containing protein; translated protein: MKNYLELSDIFHEKSMEERMVDLASRFKVYRKKAKLTQLELADRSGVSYGSIKRFERTGRISLESLWQLASAVGCDDQLDRIFSAPPLTADDLRG
- a CDS encoding toxin-antitoxin system, toxin component, HipA family, which gives rise to MELRVMFDGREVGRMRYESKTAHFAYSRDWLNHGFAISPKSLPLEDRLFSGGPDIFNGLQGVFADSLPGGWGMLTAIRALREKGIDYLSLDPLEKLSYIGKDGIGALYYEPTNCDWNIPSDINPDQLCMECMALTEGENTDLDDLFMRAGSTGGAKPKMNLEIDGESWIVKFRERYDPESAGRMEFEYNQAAKKCGIDIPECRLIDSELCDGFFASKRFDRVDGRRIHMISLGGLLEIPRDMPILDYLTFLQATRFVTESQTEVVKAFRLACFNVFAKNYDDHAGNFSFLYLEDEERYVLSPAYDLTRTPNMREHRMTCMGNPLPGEKELFQLASRVDIPLSRAKEIVSQIGETVRGELSEWLSARKASEKFY
- a CDS encoding SAM-dependent methyltransferase — protein: MKQTNPADEERIREGVREYYGKSLKGSSDLKTNACTCSCSPDKRLAPILPLIDDEILDRFYGCGSPIPPLLEGLTVLDLGCGTGRDVYIVSKLVGESGHVIGVDMTREQLDVAESHLQSQTERFGYAKPNVDFRQGYIEDLKSVGIEDSSVDVVISNCVINLSPRKDLVFREIHRVLKEGGELYFSDVFADRRVPDEVYADPILRGECLGGAMYTEDFRRAMEKAGFQIVRYTSVSDVKVDNPEMRKLLGDMRFTSRTVRAFKLPDLEDECEDYGQTVIYDGGIEGHPEWFDLDNGHRFYTNHPKSVCGNTASMCSGTRYGRHLHARGDRSRHYGKFDCGDDEPVGGCCCR
- a CDS encoding transcriptional regulator ArsR family, with amino-acid sequence MTPIFLIGAAVLLTSETLTGYDGILLPFGGHLMPHKGNAPSSTFIDTYLYSIPLPMDMQEVDAEVFKALSDANRLKILSMLSSGEICACRILEALDITQPTLSHHMKILSGCGLVNVRKEGQWSYYSLDRARLDQLKEFLGSL
- a CDS encoding ATPase — encoded protein: MDRRCLKDLIRWNESKNRKPLIVWGARQVGKTYLIKEIFAERYYAGKYVYIDCNEEPAFCRFCETHPKAKDVLEYISLDRGITVDRSTLLIFDEVQECLSVVTLMKYLCQEYRDIPVIVTGSMVRIRIKRKKRGPKQKGFLFPVGKIDEMTVYPMSFDEYLYNRNRQMYDKIVDAYQRKRPMEQSFHEMALNLFYEYLLVGGMPESVSSYLETGSFNASRNILKTLYGNYLADMDLYQASPESILRTRAIFSNICNFLNRESRNFSPSLIEKGTKNRDMRSPIDWLKEAHAVYISNKVEGRITFPMTESNGTFRIYLADMGMFSYQSGINPVTFITGDGRESLSGVFYENFAAEELGSRGIPLFYWCGKGGSEFEFILEDDGFAIPLDAKRTKGSLTSLKKFRDNNSFSYAVKVSRNNYGYDMETGILTIPFYELFLLAEQIADDRIPDDLFNRN
- a CDS encoding sugar fermentation stimulation protein SfsA, whose product is MRYRKVIPGVFLQRPNRFIAYCEIDGNVEKCHVKNTGRCREILLKGTEVYLQKGTSPGRSTPYDLIAARKRDFIINIDSQAPNKVALESIERILGPCDTVKPEFTLGESRFDFYAEQGGRKVLMEVKGVTKESDYKVCFPDAPTERGLKHVRELTRLVGEGYRCVVCFIVQMERADSFSPDYPIHEEFGKALEEAAEAGVEVLAFTCRTTPDTLELADPVPIVFRQILS
- a CDS encoding adhesin-like protein, which translates into the protein MKATTILAACVAAALVVAVASVYINIMKNDEVTTEVLMDDGMTCTINGKEVANGDTVTVTISSGNMTIHVDSQASGKLAVCGLWSSDDGGASILKNTGKAVTSADFAVKFVKHGTFKGAMYISNDAADGDLAPIILKFTVDESMVTVKNGGTVIHNNDVVTFTNDSELQVTTVDGKSHEITYKGTWSNSSGMSSGASGSELGTSTTIYIVDTMYFDAGNGTMEVGVKNE
- a CDS encoding transposase, with the protein product MNYIGIDVHKSICTAVVMNDDEKVIDQIIDFGTNDEGCSAIVDRYSPEDSYILFENLTTAHRVYHFFKDRGYRVEGLHTGHGCVTEISKTDFKTDLEDATKLARMCKDHFTGRRKYALVHFADIDSMKAKELCRVMNDCSEQRDKLNLRIQAYMDLFDIHLPKGLKNVYSNKAMTYLKSLDHPALTIMVEDMASVMAHIETSREGLESLFKDNEDVKNLMSIKGIAIPNRSDNLYRNRRDREIRDP